A window from Toxoplasma gondii ME49 chromosome IX, whole genome shotgun sequence encodes these proteins:
- a CDS encoding hypothetical protein (encoded by transcript TGME49_265005): MNETRTERASNSSSFLFSVSPSLSAAVRICHTRLLDAAKGHDRSELRFVHLGHRGCLDSAGNEGKTRKRKPSLPTFPPRSPTFLLDKMTVDVSGKADRQSEKRKKRRGRKRGQST; this comes from the exons ATGAACGAGACACGCACCGAGAGAGCCAGCAACTCAAG ttcttttctgttttcagtttctccctcgctgtcAGCTGCTGTCCGTATCTGCCACACTCGACTGCTTGACGCAGCTAAGGGTCACGATCGTTCGGAACTGAGGTTCGTCCACCTGGGCCATCGCGGCTGCCTCGACTCAGCTGGCAACGagggaaagacgaggaagcggaagCCCTCGCTACCCACGtttcctcctcgctctccgaCTTTTTTGCTGGATAAAATGACTGTTGATGTTTCTGGCAAAGCAGACAGACaaagcgagaaacggaagaaacgacgagggagaaaacgagggcaAAGCACGTAG
- a CDS encoding glutamate 5-kinase domain-containing protein (encoded by transcript TGME49_265010), with protein sequence MLEGERKREDRGRRKTKEDGEETLECDCITAKGRHLLGPWLFLSASQSIFNVKTRAELEITDEMKREADAHSARATHGESHELPAERAAERSEKNRPEAEREERTADKSAMQGDNREEGKAEPSEKGDASPLLLPAGKEVKPGCLVVVKIGTSTLLTATQDRMNMNLSNLGKFVDTICELRMRGHTVVVVSSGAVGAGCVTLRLKQRPENLNTKQALAAVGQCRLMRLYEDLFSVREEKVAQVLLSRHDLLHQKSYQNFQAALKALLALDVIPIINENDSLATEQLRFGDNDTLAAHIAVAVDAHWLFILTDVDCLFDRNPHKYPDARPVAFVNRLTDVYAFLSDGACGAWGTGGMYTKVIASKIATNVGVHVAISNGKYPERILDMLEYARRSETTPTCPDTGSLLSLFPLRSPVREKHDHRRGCCRREATQGEATQGEATQGEAIQGEAIQGEATQGEATQGEAIQGEAIQGEATQGEATGGEATRGEATREVEEAKKKKEKKLARSCREAEKGAQRQRRAGGRGDGRAATGAPEAGERARDERAKSGGGQEEGEEISGKNLQEGEEREKRGNTDRANEWVHGAHASAEPGEVWGEEDRNPVLKEEESIEAGQKGQEQDEESPGENRAQGAFAGPRDGRGQPFSSLMICDNLQQMPFLGTVFIANDRRLHRKGDTRGWILSLPVRGKIFIDPGAVAALVQQKKSLFAAGVHHVSGEFAANDCVAIYITNFPRGSRRPSERPAGTKGSGPPGEQGSLTSGPSRRGQLPLERRNACASQSYGNQQRECLSRSSDEEAAFGFSFSNWCKSAAGSEGPPGGQTPFRAMGGLSESTVFAASPCPIECLEIARCISNVSSSELKVIKGRKSGEFRDLLGYAVDEEVAHRQHIVFTFMNGHEALKSFCLAKHAKFKLAGRTEPPFTQEADSRTGE encoded by the exons ATGctcgagggagaaagaaagcgagaggacagagggcggagaaaaacgaaggaggacggcgaagagacactcgaATGCGATTGTATCACAGCGAAAGGAAGACACTTGCTCGGACCTtggctgtttctctctgcgtcccAGTCCATTTTCAACGTTAAAACGCGTGCAGAACTCGAAATAACAGACGAAATGAAACGCGAGGCAGACGCGCACAGTGCGCGAGCGACACACGGAGAGAGCCACGAACTTCCTGCAGAGAGGGCAGCAGAAAGGTCTGAGAAGAACAGAcctgaggcagagagagaggagcggacAGCTGACAAATCCGCGATGCAAGgcgacaacagagaagaagggaaggcggaaccaagcgagaaaggcgacgcgaGTCCTCTCTTGCTTCCGGCAGGAAAAGAAGTGAAGCCTGGCTGTCTAGTCGTCGTTAAAATCGGTACAAGCACCCTGTTGACAGCTACACAAGACCGGATGAACATGAACCTCTCCAACCTGGGAAAATTTGTCGATACA ATCTGCGAGTTGCGAATGCGAGGCCATACCGTGGTGGTGGTGTCGAGCGGGGCTGTAGGCGCAGGCTGCGTGACTCTGCGTTTGAAACAGCGACCAGAAAATCTGAACACTAAACAGGCGCTCGCGGCCGTCGGGCAGTGCCGACTGATGCGTCTCTACGAAGATTTGTTCAG cgttcgagaagagaaagtcgCTCAAGTACTCCTTTCTCGACACGACCTTCTTCACCAAAAATCGTACCAAAATTTCCAGGCTGCTCTAAAggctcttcttgctctcgaT GTGATTCCCATCATCAATGAGAACGACAGTCTGGCGACAGAGCAGCTGAGATTCGGAGACAACGACACTCTCGCTGCTCACATTGCAGTGGCTGTGGATGCTCACTGGCTTTTCATTCTCACCGACGTCGACTGCCTCTTCGATCGAAATCCTCACAAATACCCAG acgCTCGCCCCGTGGCATTTGTGAATCGCCTGACCGACGTGtacgcctttctctctgacgGCGCCTGTGGAGCTTGGGGCACCGGGGGGATGTACACCAAAGTGATTGCCAGCAAAATTGCGACGAACGTCGGGGTGCATGTGGCGATCTCGAACGGCAAGTACCCGGAGCGAATTCTGGACATGCTCGAGTACGCGCGAAGAAGTGAGACGACTCCAACCTGCCCGGACACTGGcagcctcctctcgctcttccctctgcGGTCGCCCGTCCGAGAGAAACACGACCACCGTCGCGGCTGCTgtcgcagagaggcgacgcagggagaggcgacgcagggagaggcgacgcagggagaggcgatacagggagaggcgatacagggagaggcgacgcagggagaggcgacgcagggagaggcgatacagggagaggcgatacagggagaggcgacgcagggagaggcgacgggcggagaggcgacgcggggagaggcgacgcgggaagtcgaggaggcgaagaagaagaaggagaagaagctcgcaagaagctgcagagaagcggagaaaggcgcgcagcggcagaggagggcgggaggaagaggcgacggcCGAGCGGCAACAGGTGCCCCGGAAGCTGGCGAGCGCGCGCGAGACGAACGGGCAAAGTCGGGGGGCGGtcaagaagaaggcgaggaaatcTCGGGAAAAAACCttcaagaaggagaggaacgagaaaaaaggggcAACACGGACCGAGCGAACGAATGGGTGCACggtgcgcatgcatctgctgAACCTG GAGAGGTttggggagaagaagaccgaaACCCTGTcttgaaggaagaagaaagcatcGAAGCCGGCCAGAAAGGACAGGAACAAGATGAAGAGAGTCCAGGGGAAAACAGGGCCCAGGGGGCGTTTGCAGGCCCCCGCGACGGACGAGGAcagcctttctcctctctcatgATATGCGACAATCTTCAGCAGATGCCGTTTCTAG GGACAGTTTTCATCGCGAATGACCGGCGCCTGCATAGAAAAGGCGACACGCGTGGATGGATTCTGTCGTTGCCGGTTCGTGGAAAAATCTTCATCGATCCAGGCGCAGTTGCTGCTCTCgtgcagcagaagaagtcgCTGTTTGCAGCAG gtgTACACCACGTCAGCGGGGAGTTCGCAGCGAACGACTGCGTGGCGATTTACATCACGAATTTTCCGCGAGGGTCCAGGCGACCCTCAGAGAGGCCTGCAGGCACGAAGGGCAGCGGGCCTCCGGGTGAGCAGGGAAGCCTGACGAGCGGTCCGTCGAGGCGAGGCCAGCTCCCGTTGGAGCGTCGAAACGCCTGTGCTAGCCAGAGTTATGGGAACCAGCAGCGAGAGTGTCTTAGCAGAAGCAGTGACGAGGAAGCTGCCTTCgggttctctttctcgaatTGGTGCAAGTCGGCGGCTGGGAGCGAAGGGCCGCCAGGGGGTCAGACACCGTTCAGGGCCATGGGGGGTCTGTCGGAGTCGACTGTGTTCGCGGCGTCCCCGTGTCCGATTGAGTGCCTGGAAATCGCCCGGTGTATCTCCAACGTGAGCAGCTCTGAACTCAAGGTCATaaaagggaggaaaagcGGCGAATTCCGGGACTTACTCGGGTACGCCGTTGACGAAGAAGTTGCGCACAGACAACACATCGTCTTCACCTTCATGAACGGGCACGAAGCCTTGAAaagtttctgtctcgcgaaACACGCAAAGTTCAAACTCGCGGGAAGGACAGAGCCGCCCTTCACACAAGAAGCCGACAGCCGGACCGGGGAATAA
- a CDS encoding phosphotransferase enzyme family protein (encoded by transcript TGME49_265000), which yields MKVEEGGIRAPPRETPGNSRVQTTWAVETPKHSGSSTAASKNSTDFHMAPPSTAHTSGLAASAAVDLSVLTAPLGCTDSPEERLRRQLEIVRSLARIYVPAWRNLPPHSVTAKPLSGGLSNRLFVVDAELSQLRGYEEEDLGEGEKGGDEGHKHGSGTESSARRLSENGEARAVAEKQAREASGEGRDDKQGTSRNEEVVTTQRRTNEEKGKRSRVTASPFSHRGEGTKKEDESEREVSERNAQDQQKTCCFQEGGGGRVELAEVPTRVLIRVYGHPADTELFDPRVEQRLFKQLGEVGIAPCCLGEFEGGRVEAWLEGQPLKTADLHTEEIQTKLASQLADFHETRLHPTRPSASEATRRVCRWRALLPSSFPSDSSPPSQASTNDDGNRSHASSASHLPSPSHEIPSCFPSTSAASASPSLSSSSSLSPSTSVFPGVERSSCGGSRAANLEKNSPFVLAGACECVFCRMQTWISLAEKAQREAQARACPLLPSAATETEEKNGVSACTGGRQTREERAEEHTVGENNNRRKKNAGVEVPENAKRLADAKKTMEMMAALNLETYRKKAEQLREAILKRVESELSPESLQTVYGSEGRWRLLSAASLVLSHNDLQENNLMSDNEHLHLIDFEYASENLRGFDVANLFCEFAIDYTTPKHFPFYSVVTSNFPSSAVRGAFIRVYIHRVLSLAKLRKERLCSAGGNSSHAVVAAEKLGYEDALPPCRQRKEATEVSGEDDAHATDISDAVVTNFDRLVLLLALASHLLWAFWSVIKAPLEQAENDFPYLRYAADRLKMYDAQEMELVRLGLLPPDLDTGEDSLLLEKTG from the exons ATGAAGgtcgaagaaggcggaaTTCGAGCCCCGCCTCGGGAGACCCCTGGGAACTCGCGAGTGCAGACCACGTGGGCTGTCGAGACTCCCAAACACTCAGGTTCATCGACAGCGGCTTCTAAGAACTCTACAGACTTTCACATGGCACCGCCATCCACGGCTCACACCAGTGGTCTCGCGGCCTCTGCCGCCGTCGATCTCTCCGTTCTGACTGCCCCCCTcggctgtacagacagcccAGAAGAGCGGCTCCGCAGACAGCTGGAAATCGTTCGTTCGCTGGCAAGAATATACGTCCCCGCCTGGCGTAACCTGCCTCCCCATAGTGTCACGGCGAAGCCGCTGTCGGGCGGCTTGAGCAACAGGCTGTTTGTCGTCGACGCAGAGCTCAGCCAGTTGCGGGGctacgaagaagaagatctaggcgaaggcgagaaaggaggtgACGAAGGACACAAGCACGGCAGCGGGACGGAGAGCTCCGCGAGGCGCCTcagcgaaaacggagaggcgcgagcAGTCGCAGAAAAGCAAGCAAGAGAGGCCTcgggagaaggcagagacgacaAGCAAGGGACCtcgcgaaacgaggaggTGGTGACCACCCAGAGGAGgacaaacgaggagaaagggaagcgaagcagagttacggcgtctccgttttcacACAGAGGGGAGGgaacaaagaaggaagatgAATCTGAGAGAGAAGTCAGCGAGAGAAATGCGCAGGACCAGCAAAAAACGTGCTGCTTCCAAGAAGGCGGAGGGGGACGCGTGGAACTCGCCGAAGTCCCGACACGTGTGCTCATTCGGGTGTACGGACACCCCGCAGACACGGAGCTCTTCGACCCAAGAGTCGAGCAGAGACTCTTCAAGCAACTCGGCGAAGTCGGCATCGCTCCTTGTTGTCTTGGGGAATTCGAA gGCGGTCGCGTGGAGGCCTGGCTCGAGGGCCAGCCTCTGAAGACTGCCGATCTCCACACAGAGGAAATACAAACGAAACTCGCCTCCCAG CTCGCAGACTTCCACGAAACGCGTCTCCATCCGACGCGACCGTCTGCCTCAGAGGCTACCAGGCGAGTCTGTCGGTGGCGCGCGCTTCTgccctcttcgtttccttctgaCT CTTCCCCACCGTCTCAAGCTTCAACGAACGACGACGGAAACCGGTCACAtgcctcttccgcttctcaTCTTCCCTCTCCATCTCACGAAATCCCCTCTTGCTTTCCTTCCacttctgccgcttctgcctctccctccctctcttcctcttcttctctgtcgccctcGACTTCTGTTTTCCCTGGGGTCGAAAGGTCCTCGTGCGGAGGCTCACGAGCTGCGAACCTTGAAAAGAACAGTCCGTTTGTCCTGGCTGGCGCCTGCGAGTGCGTGTTCTGTCGCATGCAAACGTGGATTTCCTTggcggagaaggcgcagcgagAGGCCCAGGCTCGCGCTTGtccgcttctgccttccGCGGCTacagagacggaagagaaaaacggagtctctgcatgcactggaggcaggcagacgagagaggagagggcggAGGAACACACTGTGGGAGAGAACAATAACAGGCGAAAGAAAAATGCGGGAGTCGAGGTCCCAGAAAATGCAAAGAGACTGGCGgatgcgaagaagacaatGGAGATGATGGCCGCCTTGAACTTGGAGACATACCGGAAGAAAGCGGAACAGCTGAGAGAA GCGATTCTGAAGCGAGTCGAGAGCGAGCTTTCGCCCGAGTCGCTGCAGACCGTGTACGGCTCTGAGGGGCGCTGGagacttctctctgccgcttccctcgttctgtctcaCAACGACCTTCAAGAAAACAACTTGATG AGCGACAATGAGCACTTGCACCTGATCGACTTTGAATATGCAAGCGAAAACCTGCGGGGTTTCGACGTCGCGAATCTCTTCTGCGAATTTGCTATCGACTACACCACCCCCAAAC ACTTCCCTTTCTACTCGGTCGTCACCTCCAATTTCCCCTCCAGCGCTGTTCGCGGAGCGTTCATTcgggtgtatatacacagggttctgtctctggcgaaactgaggaaagagaggcttTGCAGTGCAGGGGGGAATTCCTCTCATGCAGTAGTCGCCGCCGAAAAGCTCGGATATGAAGACGCCCTTCCTCCTTGtagacaaagaaaagaagcgacagaggtttccggagaagacgacgcgcaTGCGACGGACATCTCTGACGCCGTTGTCACCAATTTCGACCGTCTG GTCCTGCTTCTTGCTCTCGCTTCACATTTGCTCTGGGCGTTCTGGTCGGTGATTAAAGCTCCCTTGGAACAAGCAGAAAATGATTTTCCGTACCTTCGTTATGCCGCAGATCG GCTGAAGATGTACGACGCGCAGGAGATGGAACTTGTTCGTCTAGGCCTTTTGCCGCCAGATTTAGATACGGGAGAAGACTCGCTTTTGCTTGAAAAAACCGGATAA